ATGCGGCGGCGGCGCTGCATGCGGGCCTGCTGCGAGGCGGTGACGATTTCGGGGATGCCTGCCAGCACCGGCAGGCGCAGCTTGCGGGACAGTTCCTCGGTGGAGCGGACCGAATTGTCGCCGTATTCAAGCAGGGCCACCAGGCCGGCCCCGGCGCCGACCCCGAGGATCAGGCCGATCAGGGCGATGGCAGGGCGGTTGGGGCTCACCGGCTTTTCCGGCAGGCTGGCGGCTTCGATCAGGGTGAAGCGCTCGCCCATCTGATCCCGCTCAAGCCCTTGAGCCAGGCGGGCCTCCATGAACTTGTTGGATAGCTCGTCGAACTTGGCCTGGATGTTGTTCCGCTCGGCGACCAGCACCTTGTAGACTTCCTCCACCTTGGGGGCTCCCTCGATCCGCCCACGGTATTCCTCCCGTTTTTTGTAGAAACCGTCAACCTGGGACTTGACCGATTCGATCTCCGACTGGGTACTGGCCAATTGGGCGGACAAGGTGATGTAGGCCTGGTTGTCCGGCTTGTCGCCGGTTTCTCCGCCGGTGATTTTCAGTCGGCCTTCGATCTCGGCAATTTCGGCGCGCAGTTTCGCCACGTCGGGATAGGCTTCGCTCACCCGGCTCAGCAGGTTGGTGAGCTGCAGCCGCAGTTCGGCCAGCCGCTGGCGGTCCTGGTCGCGGGCATCGGCCGGTATGCTGGCCAACTGGGTCTGCAGGTAGCTCTCCCGCTCCCGCAGCATCCCCAGCTGGCTCTGCAGCTGATCGATGTCCCGTTCCGTGCGGTCGAGGGACTGGAGATTGAAATTGACAAGTTCCGGGAGATTGTCGAGATGCTTCTGCTTGAAAGCGGCGATCTTCTTGTCGCTCTCCTCGAGCTGGGTCTTCAGGTCCTGCATTTCGTCTTCGAGGAACTTGGAGGCGCCCTGGGTCTGCTGCTGGCGGACCTTGAGGTTCTCCTCGAGATAGAGGGAGGTCAGGACGTTGGCGATCTGCTGGGCGGTGCCGGGACTGCCCGACCGATAGGACAGCCGGAAGGCAATGGTCGCCGCGGTGGCCCGCCCCGAGCGCGGATCGATTACGTCGGAGCTGATGGTCTCGAAGCGGATATCCTTGCGCATCCGGTCCACCGTCTCCTCGCTGGTCCACTTCTGTCGCTTGTCGGCATAGAGGCCGTAGCGGTTGATGATCTCGAGCAGTCGGGTGGCGCTCATGATCCGCTGGGTGATGGTTTGCAGGCGCTGCTCGGCGAAGCCGGTCACCGTGGTCAGCACGTAGTCCCGGGGGATCTCCTGCTCCTCGATGAGGATGGTGGAGTTCGACTGGAACACCGGCGGCAGCAGAAAGGCGACCAGCAGGGCCAGGACGGTCAGAGACCCGGCGGGGATGATGAAAGTCCAGATGCGGCGCTTGGCGATACGCCAGATATCCTGGAGCGAGATGTTCTCCTGTTGCATTCTAATCCCTCTCTTTAAAACCCCTGCAAGTGTGAGGAGCGAGGAGTAAGGTGTAAGGGGTAACTGCAAAAACCGAAATATTGTCTTTCAAAAGTTACTGTTCCGCAAAATGTCATTCCCGAGGCGATTTTGATCGGGAATCCAGCCGTTAATCCTTGAAATCATGGATGCCCGATGGTGCCACTCGAGCATGACGGAATAAATTTGCGAATTCATCAGAATTCCACCGGAAAGCGATACGTCAATCTGAGGAAAACCAGATTTCGGGTCTGTTCGGTATCCTCTTCCCGGTCATCGAGCCGGGTGTAATCGTAGCTCAGTTCTGCAGATAGATCCGGGGTCCACTGGTACTTCAGTCCGGGGGACAGCCGCAGGGTCTGCTCGTCGATCCCCTCGCCGCCGAACTCCCCCTCGTCGGCCTCGTTGATATAGTAGCCGCCGCTGAAGGTCATGGAGAACTGTTCGCTGAGCCGATGGCTGCCGTTGAGCACCAGAGAGGTGACCTCCGTGGATCCGGTCCGGCCCGAAGCCAGGCGAACCTCCCGCTGCAGGGCGAGACCGGCCTGGCTGAACTCCCCCTTCCAGTTGACGGAGGCGGAGGCGACCCAGCCCAGATCATCGGATTCCTCGTCCCTTTTTTCAAACACTCCGACAAAAACACCCGGGACCACCTCGGTGAAACCAACCAGCACAGACTCCTCGAAGCGGGAGCGGGTATAACGTCCGCCCGCCATCACTTGCCAGGTCAGGCGTTCAGAGCCGGAATAGGACAGGCCCGTCGACAGCACGAGGTTGTCGATGCGCGAGCCGGTGAATTCACTGTGGCTGTACCCGAGGCTCAACCGGTTCTGCATCCGCTCGGTCAGTGCGTAGGACCAGCCGATGCTTGCGGTATGGCTGTCGCTGTCGGCCTCCTCGTCCTCCTCGTACTCGGTCCGGATGAAACCCCAGCCCAAGTCGAGCCGCGAACGTTCGGTGAGGGCGTATTCCACTCCCAGACCGGCCTGCTCCCGATCTCTGCGGGTTTGGGCCGTCGTCAGGCCGATCTCTTCCAGGTCGCGGTCGGTACGGAAATCCCGCAGATAGCCGCCTGCCAGGTTGAGGGCCAACCGCGGCCCGAACCGCCACTGGAGGGTTCCCCGGTACTGCTGATCGATGGAATCGAGCTGCTCCTGATCGAGGTACTTCCTCAGGCCCAGACGGGCCGTGGCATCCAGCTGCAGCCGTTCGGTTTTGCGCACAAGGTCCAGTCCGGGATAGACCGTGGTGATCCAGTGGCGCTCCTCGTCCGAATCCTCGAAAAACAGGTTGTCGTTGTACTCCTGCCGCAAGGTCAGCGAGGGCACCAGTTTGAGCTGGGCGGCCATTGCGGGAACGGCCGCGACGAGGAGGATCGTCATCACCAGGAGCGCCCGACGGCAGCAGCGCCCGATTTTAGAGATAAGCCTGCAACTGCTCATGATCGACCGCCGGTCAGGGAACGACGATGACGTCGCCGCGCTGCAGGCGGATGTTCTGATCGAGATTGTCGCCCCGCATCACCTTCTTGTAATCGAAGTCGAAGGTCCGGGTTTTTCCGTTGCCGAGCTCGCGCATGATGCGGATGTCGTCCTTGTCGGCGAAGGGATTGAGACCGCCGGCCATGGCGAGAGCCTGCAGGACATTGATGTTGCTGGTGATCAGGAAACGGCCGGGGCTGTTGACCTTGCCGATGATATAGATCTGCATGCTGTTGGCCTGCTTGACGTCAAGAGAGATCACCGGGTCGGGGACATAGGGCGAGAGCCGGCTCTCCAGATCCGTCTTCAGTTCGTGGAGACGCTGTCCCGCGGCCTTCACCTCCCCTACCAGAGGGAGAGAGATCATCCCGTCCGGGGAGATCACCACGGTCCGGCTCAGGGCTTCGTCCTTCCACACCGACACGTCCACCACATCCCCCGGCCCGAGCAGGTAGTCGCCGGGTGCGGCATTTTCGGCCGAAGGCGAG
This sequence is a window from Syntrophotaleaceae bacterium. Protein-coding genes within it:
- a CDS encoding Wzz/FepE/Etk N-terminal domain-containing protein, producing MQQENISLQDIWRIAKRRIWTFIIPAGSLTVLALLVAFLLPPVFQSNSTILIEEQEIPRDYVLTTVTGFAEQRLQTITQRIMSATRLLEIINRYGLYADKRQKWTSEETVDRMRKDIRFETISSDVIDPRSGRATAATIAFRLSYRSGSPGTAQQIANVLTSLYLEENLKVRQQQTQGASKFLEDEMQDLKTQLEESDKKIAAFKQKHLDNLPELVNFNLQSLDRTERDIDQLQSQLGMLRERESYLQTQLASIPADARDQDRQRLAELRLQLTNLLSRVSEAYPDVAKLRAEIAEIEGRLKITGGETGDKPDNQAYITLSAQLASTQSEIESVKSQVDGFYKKREEYRGRIEGAPKVEEVYKVLVAERNNIQAKFDELSNKFMEARLAQGLERDQMGERFTLIEAASLPEKPVSPNRPAIALIGLILGVGAGAGLVALLEYGDNSVRSTEELSRKLRLPVLAGIPEIVTASQQARMQRRRRMMQLGVLVLLVGGVMIFHFFIMDLDIFWAKLSRRMDV
- a CDS encoding outer membrane beta-barrel protein; its protein translation is MSSCRLISKIGRCCRRALLVMTILLVAAVPAMAAQLKLVPSLTLRQEYNDNLFFEDSDEERHWITTVYPGLDLVRKTERLQLDATARLGLRKYLDQEQLDSIDQQYRGTLQWRFGPRLALNLAGGYLRDFRTDRDLEEIGLTTAQTRRDREQAGLGVEYALTERSRLDLGWGFIRTEYEEDEEADSDSHTASIGWSYALTERMQNRLSLGYSHSEFTGSRIDNLVLSTGLSYSGSERLTWQVMAGGRYTRSRFEESVLVGFTEVVPGVFVGVFEKRDEESDDLGWVASASVNWKGEFSQAGLALQREVRLASGRTGSTEVTSLVLNGSHRLSEQFSMTFSGGYYINEADEGEFGGEGIDEQTLRLSPGLKYQWTPDLSAELSYDYTRLDDREEDTEQTRNLVFLRLTYRFPVEF